The genomic window GAGTTCGTGGCTCAGTGCTTGGTATGCCAGCAAGTCAAAATAGAACATCAGAGACCAGGTGGTATGCTTCAGCCATTGGAAATACCGGAGTGGAAGTGGGAAAAGatttcaatggattttgtgACGGGTTTACCTCGCACTAAAAAAGGACATGACTTGATTTGGGTAATAGTTGATAGGTTAACCAAGTCAGCCCATTTTATATCTGTCAAGGCCACTTACACAGCACCCCGACTAGCTGAAATATTCATTGAAGAGATAGTAAGACTACATGGAATTCCAGTTAGCATTGTATCAGATCGAGACCCCAAATTCACTTCCAGTTTTTGGGGAGTTTTCCATCAGGCTTTAGGGACCCGGTTAAACCTTAGCACATCAAATCATCCTCAGACGGATGGTCAGACAGAGAGGACTATTTAGACCTTAGAAGACATGCTCAGGGCCTGCATTCTAGAAGATGGAGGAGACTGGAGTAAGCATTTGCCTTTAATTGAATTTGCTTACAACAATAGTTATCATTCCAGTATTGGAATGGCACCATATGAAGCACTATATGGAAGGAAATGCAGGACACCTCTATGTTGGTCTGAAGTGGGTGACAAAGgcattcttggaccagagataaTCCAAGAGACCacagagaaaataaaaatgataccAGAAAAGATGAAGGTTGCTCAGAGCCGACAAAAGAGTTATGCAGATAAAAGGAGGCGGCCTTTAGAATTCAAAGAAGGTGATCATGTGTTTTTGAAAGTAACTCCTAGGTTGGGATTAAGAGGAATTTTCAAGACAAAGAAGTTAAGCCCAAGATACATAGGACCTTATCAGATCATCAAAAGGGTGGGAACAGTGGCATATAAGTTGGCTTTATCACCTTCACTATCCGAACTTCATAATGTGTTTCATGTTTCTCAGCTCAGAAAATACATTTCGAATCCCTTTCAGTCGTTGTCAGTTGAGTCGGTAGACTTGAAGTCCGATCTTACTTTTCAACCCCAACCAGCTCAGATAATTGAACGTAGTGTCAAGACGTTGAGGAGTAAGGAAATCCCATTAGTGAAAGTTATATGGGAAGGTTCACCCCCAGGTGAAGCAACTTGGGAGCTTGAATCGGAGATGCAATCGAACTACCCCCATTTGTTCAggtaaattttaaatttcgaGGACGAAATTTTCTTAAGGGGGTAGAATGTAACAAcccattttattattatagtaaataataattataagtaaCTTTATGTTAAATTAAGTCACTAATTTAAATAGGACTTATTATTAGTAAATATGAGAAGAGGAATAACAGagttttcttcaaaatcaaacTTAATAAGAACTCACCTTGACTCTTTGAAGGTAGTTCTTGATGGGTGAGTGAAAATGATGAAGATTGGAGAAATCCCTAACACTTGAGTTCCAACTTCTTCACTTTTGTTAACTCATGATGCAGACCCAATGCATAATCTTCTTCACTAAGCTTGTTAATAAGGTAGAAGGTGTTTATTCTTCTTGAATCCTAAGCATGCATGTGGTGTTAATGGTGAATTTGAAGAAAACTACATTGGAGGGGGGTGGGGTTGTGTTCTGCCGAGAGGAAAGAGAGAGGGAGAGACTAaaattgtgttttctttttcttttttccaacACTCACTTTATGTATACTTATTGATAGAGTTTTACAATAATGTCCCTCTATAGTATAGTTTCTTCTCTATGAAATTATTCCTCTTCTCATatttactaataagtcctattTAAATTAGTGACTTAATTTAACATAAAGttacttataattattatttactataataataaaatgggTTGTTACAGTATAACTCTTAGTTTCTCATCTTGTTGAAACTCACTCAAACAAAAAGCACATTCAGTAGAGACTCTTTCATCATGGTGATCTGATCGGCGTCGAATCAACAGAGACAAGAAAAACTGATTATAAGTTGAGTTTTGAGACAAACACATgttttctcttgtttttgtCACACCAGCACAGACCTAGTCAGTGCCTCATATGCAAGGACGAGGAGAATTGTGAGCttctacttttaaaaaaactggAATGGAAGTGGCTCATAGTAAGAACTGGAATCACCTTTGGTTAGAGAGTGATTCGACAATTGCACTTCGAGCCTTTGATGATATGAATGTGGTTCCATGGGATTTGCGAAATAGATGGTCGAAAATTGCTTGCATCTTGGTCTTACTTTAAGGTGGTCTCATATTTTCCGTGAAGGAAACGCGTGTGCGGATAAACTTGCAAATTTAGGACATGTTTACACTCAAATTAGGTGGTGGAATTCTCTACCGACTACCCTCCGGGATGACTTTTTACGTGATAAGTTAGGACTCCCACAATACGGTACCACCTTTCCTTATTCCTTTGGGGTAAGGCTTAGTCTCCCCTtgtaattatctttttttttaaaaaaaaaaaaataataatatgggCTATAGGTAGAGGATGGGAACGTCGCGGGGTGCCAACATGGTTGGGATGTCGCTTCAAAcctaaattatataattatatcttaaaatttagttttttattaaatatatattgataatCTAAGGAAAAAGTGACattggaaataaatttaatttatttatttattttgacaaaaaatttagTTAGCTCAAAGTAGAAGTAGGTGGAATTTCGTTCCAGTTCCAAGTGAAGTTAGGctagaaaattattcaatctgtGTTCAATAACGTGCAACTCAATTTTCAAACGATAGAATCGCTCCTTGTTTTGGTCAATGGTCAATTGGTCATCCAGTGAATGATAAGGTTACTCAACGACCACGTCTTGACCAATGAAACCATCTCTTTAGAGGAGAGGGACAATTCAAACCGATTTGGATCTCTCCAATTTTTCCTTatgttttctttcatttttcttaattcaatggttggtaaattataaaaattcaaaatgagagaaaatcaactattgaattaagaaaaatgagagaaaacatgaagaaaaattgGAGAAGATCCAAATCCATTATACATttttcataaagaaaaaaaaacatttttattaacaCGGTATAAAATACCATAGTTTTAAAATCCGAACTGTGAAAGACCTGGTCAAGGTAATGAGTCATTAGTTGGAGTCGGACTCCAATGATTTGTCCAAATTTAATTACGGATATTATATAAGTTTAAATACACAATTTTAATTTGCTATTTTGTTTTGAGCAATTTTAGTCTTCCTATTTTACGGTATGCACAATTTTggtttttctattttgttttacacaATTTTGGTTcccatattttgaaaaatttaaatatttggtcCTCCTCTTTgtttaacctttaattttgatgatttgaCACCATCTTTAAATGACATGGCACATGATACATGCTTATGTTTAGCAAAAGAACACAATGAAGAAGAATGTCACACGTTTAACAAAATAACTTGATATGTGTTCATGATGATCATAAATTTGTATGCATTTATAATGAGTTCGCGCGTGTTGTCGAGGAtcataacttgttttatttgtcGTGATGTTCTCCTAATGAGTGACCTTGGTTTTGGCGAGATACGTGTAATCTCGCGAACAAATGAACGTGACTTGAGGGGACAAGCCGTTTAGTCTTTTGTTGCCATGTGTCCTAGCTACTCTGACGCACTCAAGTGCACATTCCTTTAGTTTATGATCATGAGGACGAAAGAGAACCGTTGGATTGACGCGTCAATTCGTGAATTCTTAGATAAAATCTGGAGCGTTGGATGTCTTTTGGTCACAACCCTTAGATCAACGCAACGGTTCAAACTGGGGTGTGTTGTTTCACTTCACGTGGTTGTAGTTGTTGGGAATTTTCCTACAAATAGGAAAATGGAGGGACTTTCAAACACTTTTGCTCATTTGTCTTTGAAGAACTTCCCGTCTTCTCTATGATTTTCCGCATTCATTGAGTTTGTCAAAGGATCAATTATATTGGAAGCTAGTTGTTACTGCGGTTCTGTAGTGTCGTCTTCTTCATCATCCACCGGTTCTATAGTGTTGTCTTCTTCATCATCCACTTTCTTCTTTACCGGTAAGTTTCTTTGACTAAGCAATccctaattaaataattaattaataaaagaacCTTACCATATTTGGACACTTAAATAACTTACCATAAAATTCcatataaaagaatataaaatgaACTTACCATAAAATTTAATTCCATATTTGAATACTTAAAAGAATTTATCataatattatttgaatatttttattaattaattagataaaAGACTAAGTAATtccaataaaaagaatataaaaaacatcatttttatTTGGGCCGAAAAGAATATAAAAAGCAGCATTTTTATGTGGGCCGACCCGattaatctaatctaatctattGAAAGATAAAGAAAATTAACCCTAATATTgatctatatatataagtaGTGAAGGGTTTATCAGTTAACAAAATAATACTCTAAACTCTGTTCATTCATGGCTAGCCGCATCAATATTCCCAATGACTTCGTTTGTGTCTGCTTATCACTCGGTGGTGGTTCTTGCGGCCGTTTCCCTTTCCGTTGTTTAACATTTGATGAGATCCATTTCCCATTCCGTTGTTTAAGAATGAACAATAATTCTGATTATCAATGGGAGATTAAGAAGGTCTTGGAAGAGAGTGATTGTGGCCGTTTGAGAAGGCTTTGGTTGAATAAGGATCTGGCTAATGATTTTGTAATTCCTGTGTTGATGGGTGGTGCTGAAGCTGCTAAGCAGAAACAAGGAGTGGAAGTTCAAGTATGGGATGTTGACACAAAATCTCTCCATTCTCTCGTTTTCAAGATATGGACTTCCGCACAATGTCATGTTTTCATCAAGAA from Trifolium pratense cultivar HEN17-A07 linkage group LG1, ARS_RC_1.1, whole genome shotgun sequence includes these protein-coding regions:
- the LOC123892165 gene encoding B3 domain-containing protein At2g33720-like, whose amino-acid sequence is MASRINIPNDFVCVCLSLGGGSCGRFPFRCLTFDEIHFPFRCLRMNNNSDYQWEIKKVLEESDCGRLRRLWLNKDLANDFVIPVLMGGAEAAKQKQGVEVQVWDVDTKSLHSLVFKIWTSAQCHVFIKKWFDDFVVRRKLKKGDVIGLHWDQANQRFNFSVLYSSN